A single region of the Lotus japonicus ecotype B-129 chromosome 4, LjGifu_v1.2 genome encodes:
- the LOC130711072 gene encoding probable inactive poly [ADP-ribose] polymerase SRO5 — protein sequence MDPRGNTSSPPLPRDFSGDDTDDSMASDCESGVSGGEVIVRADVRSLESVGRRFIDGLGPLASRIQVVSIRRNKFPTVISQARVDSFQIFARATAQLRHGNANVKHAWYSVSGMEEILEILQHGFGHDHHRGLRLSPEDSPHLSVRRSVADKDGLRHLVLCRVILGRMEVVSPGSDQCRSISDEYDSGVDDVSSPKEYFIRSNRMNTHVLPEYVLSFRIPPTGRAVNVAAAREPSRPKSPWVPFPALISALSKILPQHDMAIVLKLQKDYREMKISRQQMIQKLRVIAGDKLLFQVIKSFREKLQKPPPSCNKVKEWQQESQQPTASCNKEREWQPESQQSGINNSLY from the exons ATGGATCCAAGGGGTAACACTTCGTCGCCACCGTTGCCTCGTGATTTCTCCGGCGACGACACCGACGATTCGATGGCTTCCGATTGCGAGAGCGGAGTTTCCGGCGGCGAGGTGATCGTCCGGGCGGATGTGCGCAGCTTGGAGTCGGTTGGAAGAAGATTCATTGACGGACTTGGTCCTCTCGCTTCGAGAATCCAGGTTGTATCGATTCGGAGGAATAAATTCCCTACCGTGATTTCGCAAGCGCGTGTTGACTCGTTTCAGATCTTCGCGCGTGCCACCGCCCAGCTCCGTCACGGGAATGCCAACGTCAAGCACGCTTGGTATAGCGTTTCTGGCATGGAGGAGATTCTCGAGATTCTTCAACACGGTTTCGGGCATGACCATCATCGTGGCCTGCGTCTCTCTCCAGAGGATTCTCCTCACCTCAG TGTGAGAAGGTCTGTTGCTGACAAAGATGGTTTGAGGCACTTGGTGCTGTGCCGTGTTATCCTGGGAAGGATGGAGGTGGTGTCTCCCGGTTCGGATCAATGCCGGTCGATTTCCGACGAGTATGATTCCGGGGTGGATGATGTTTCGTCCCCGAAGGAGTACTTCATTAGGAGTAACAGGATGAACACACATGTCTTGCCTGAATATGTTTTGAGTTTCAGGATTCCCCCCACAG GTCGTGCTGTGAATGTTGCTGCTGCTCGCGAGCCTTCGAGGCCGAAATCCCCTTGGGTTCCATTCCCAGCACTGATTTCAGCGCTGTCCAAGATTTTGCCTCAGCATGATATGGCCATCGTTTTGAAGCTTCAAAAAGATTATAGA GAAATGAAGATTTCAAGACAGCAAATGATACAAAAGTTGAGAGTGATTGCTGGGGACAAGTTGTTGTTTCAGGTCATTAAATCTTTCAGAGAAAAGTTACAG AAACCACCCCCTAGCTGTAACAAAGTGAAAGAATGGCAACAGGAAAGCCAGCAACCAACCGCTAGCTGTAACAAAGAGAGAGAATGGCAACCGGAAAGCCAGCAAAGTGGAATAAATAATTCTCTATATTGA
- the LOC130712972 gene encoding protein FAR1-RELATED SEQUENCE 5-like — protein sequence MKGKEPSAVITDGDPAMRNAISRLLPEAHDRLCAWNLLQNAQRNVGDPNFVKGFKSDLNLEDDAWVQGMYEKRHMWATSLMRGKFFGGFRTTSRCEGMHSQIGRIVRSRNSLLEFVQYFERYVNYMRWREVDADYKSVVGDAVLQTSVRELEKSAADLYTRTVFLKFRPWLIRGSVMKVASIKETSSCIIYSMYKYCKPSKLWHVAHDESMSTFRCSCQRMESFGLPCDHIIALLVHLDIDVILESLVMHRWCKTAKECMKEKCSTLGVSLWKTIDTVDVMAKHVVKLKAKRDATKGAAGDNVETPNAGFDNVKNPNVVRSKGCGTSAANRTKVKRKCTVCKMEGHNKTTCTQNKRLKVAHDDAGCAGGGDA from the exons ATGAAGGGTAAAGAACCAAGTGCTGTTATAACAGATGGTGATCCTGCAATGCGGAATGCTATCAGTCGATTGTTACCTGAAGCTCACGATCGTTTGTGTGCATGGAACCTTTTACAAAATGCTCAAAGGAATGTTGGGGATCCTAATTTTGTGAAAGGATTTAAAAG CGACCTTAACCTTGAAGACGATGCATGGGTTCAAGGGATGTATGAGAAAAGGCACATGTGGGCTACAAGTTTGATGAGGGGAAAGTTCTTTGGTGGTTTTCGCACTACCTCACGTTGCGAAGGTATGCATTCACAAATTGGTAGGATTGTTCGTTCCCGAAATAGCCTACTTGAGTTTGTTCAGTATTTTGAGCGTTATGTGAATTACATGCGCTGGAGAGAGGTTGATGCAGACTACAAGTCAGTGGTAGGTGACGCTGTTCTACAGACAAGCGTGCGAGAGTTGGAAAAGTCTGCTGCAGATTTGTACACAAGGACTGTATTTCTAAAATTCCGTCCTTGGCTAATAAGAGGGAGCGTAATGAAAGTTGCCTCGATAAAGGAGACATCATCATGTATCATATATTCTATGTATAAGTATTGCAAACCAAGCAAGCTCTGGCATGTTGCACACGATGAAAGTATGTCCACCTTCAGATGTTCTTGTCAGCGAATGGAGTCGTTTGGGCTGCCCTGTGATCATATTATTGCTCTTTTGGTGCATCTGGACATTGATGTCATACTAGAGAGTTTAGTCATGCACAGATGGTGCAAGACAGCCAAGGAATGCATGAAAG AGAAATGTTCAACCTTGGGTGTGAGTCTATGGAAGACTATCGACACTGTTGATGTAATGGCAAAGCATGTTGTGAAGCTGAAGGCTAAGAGGGATGCCACAAAAGGCGCAGCTGGTGATAACGTTGAGACTCCAAATGCCGGGTTTGATAATGTTAAAAATCCTAATGTTGTTAGGAGCAAAGGATGTGGTACCTCTGCTGCGAACAGAACCAAGGTGAAAAGAAAGTGCACTGTCTGTAAGATGGAAGGTCACAACAAAACAACATGCACTCAGAACAAACGGCTCAAAGTAGCGCATGATGATGCTGGTTGTGCTGGAGGTGGTGATGCTTAG